The DNA sequence GGCCAGCCTCCACGGCCAGCACCATCGTCACGGAGCTAAAGATGAGGATCATCGTCATCAACGCCACAAATCCCAGGGGTACGTTGGCATGGCCCATCCCAGGGAAAGCATTGAATACGTGGTCAGGGATAGGCCACCATTTCGTACTAAAATGGAATGCTGATGCTTCGCCGGTAAACACCTCGTGTTTATGGCGAATCATGCCGTAGGTGGTCAGAAAAGCTCCAAACGTGAAAGCATCCGACAACAGGAAGAACCACATCATGAGCTTGCCGTAGCTCGCCTTAAAGGGTTCGTTGCCGCCGTCCCAGTTGCCAGTACGGGGAGCGTCGAGGGTGGAGGCCGCAGTGGGCTGCAAGGTGGTGGTTTGGGCCATAGCGGATAAAGATAGGGCGTTTTAGTGGTTCAAAAGTAAGAACAAATACAGGTACAGCCAAAGAGCTCCCAAAAAGTGCCACAGGATGGAAACGTTGCCGATGGACAATAATGCCCGCGAATGCACCTGATAGTTAAAGGTTCGGCGCAATACAACTGCCAGGAAAATCAGCCCCGCAAGTAAGTGGAAAGCGTGCATGCCCATGAGCACGTATACAAACGAGCCAGACACGTTAGCGTCAATTCCACCGAAAAAGGTACGGCCTGCCACTAGGTCGCCCCAGCATATCCATTGCCCGACCAAAAATACCAGCCCGAGCCCTAAGGTGAGTGCCAAGCCAATTTTGACCCGGCCTATTTCATCTTTTTTGGCCGAGCTGTAAGCCCACTGCAAAGCAATGCTGCTCAAGGCAATTACAATGGTGTTGATGCCCATAATGGTGGGCAGGTCGAACTCACGCCAGTTGCCTTCGTCTCGCCGCACGATGAAACCACTGGTAAGCGAAGCAAAAATCATGGTGCTCGACACCATGAGCAAAATCAGCAACACACGTTTAGGGTGCCAGCCCAGGCCGACTTCCTTTTCTGAGAAGGTTTCGATGGGATTCATAAAGTTGTTTGGCGAATTGCTAAGTGCGGCCGGCAACGGCGCCGGCAAGAGCAATTTGCCCTTGAATGTGTAACAATAAACTACTGTATTTTGTCCAACACCAGCGCAATTTGTACGATGGGTAGATATAAAAAAGAAGCAAACATGATGCGCAACGCGGCCTTGCGGTCCTGGGTGCGCATGAGTTGAAACGTGAGCAGCAAAAACAGCACGCCGCACACCACCGCCACGCCCGCCGAAATACGGCCGGCAATATTGAATTCGAGCGGCAGCAAGCTCAATGGGATAAGCAGCAGCGTATAGGTCATTATCTGAAAAGCCGTACGCAGGTCGCGTTTACCTGGCGAAGGCAGCATCTTGAATCCAGCTCGCTTGTAATCGTCATCGGCCACCCAGGCAATGGCCCAAAAGTGCGGAAATTGCCACATAAACTGAATACCAAACAACACCCACGGCTGGGGGCCCATGGCCGCAAACGTAGCTGCGGGGCCCATGCCTGCAACCCAGCCAATAAGGGGAGGCAACCCACCTGGCAGGGCCCCCACCGCCACGCAAACGGGCGAAATGGTTTTGAGTGGCGTATACACAAACCCATATAACACCAACGACAGCAGTGACAGCGCCGCCGTGAGGTAGTTAAACTGCAACGCTAGCAGTGCCAGCCCGGAAACGCCCAACAACACGCAAAAGACCCATGCCTCGGCCGGTGATATGATACCGAGCGGAAGTGGCCGCTTAGCCGTGCGGGTCATCAGCTTGTCCAAATCCTTTTCGTGGACCTGGTTGATGATGTTGGCTGCTCCCGTTACCAGTAGTCCGCCCAGCATCACTAACAGTACATTCGTCCAGCGGAATTCCGCTACCCGTAGCATGTAGCCAATAGCACTGGAAAACGCCACTGTGAGCGAAAGCCGGAATTTAAGCAGCTGAAAATAGGCGCGGGCCTTGATCATTCAATAATTACTACAAAAGCCACTCAGCAAATGAAAGCCGAACGGGGCCATAAAGTTACGCAACAACCCTGTGGGCCGGCTGGATTGGCACACCAATTTTCGGTTTAGCATTCAATCGCCCGACGGCCAACAGCCCGAGAAATTGTAACCCGAACAATACAGTAGCCAGCGTGAGGTGCACCGGTTGCACTGCTGGGGGCAGGGCCCCGTATGCCAGCACTAAGCCAGCAAGTAGTTCCAATACCAGCACAGCTACCATGCCCTGTGCCAGTCGCCGCAAATAGGACCCCAGCGACCATAGCTCGTAGGCCATATACAACACCAGTACCACTACAGCTGCCGAGAATGCTCTGTGCACAGTAAAACTGCTGCCCAACTGCGCAACCCAACCGGCACGGTTGGCATAGTTTGCCACTGCCGATACCATATCTACCTGCTCACGCACTTGGGTTCCCAGCACAATTTGCCCAAACGTGACTAGAAGCCCTACCCACAATACGGCCTGTAAGCCGCTATTCGAGCCTGCTTGAGGGCGAATATTGATAGATGGGTTGTCTTGCATCTGAGCTCGGTCCACGGCATACAGCAACATAGCTACGATTAGCAGAGCCAGCCCCATATGAATAGTCACCATTACTGGCAAAAGGTTGGTTGACACCACTAATGAACCTAACCAGCCTTGCACACCAGTTAACAGCCAGGCTCCCACAGCCAGCCAAAATACTGGAGGATCGCGGCGGCGGTATGACCAAGCGAATACAGCCGTCAAAAACACGAATACGCCGATGAGGGCCCCTAGCAGGCGGTTCACGTATTCAATCCAAGTTTTAACGGGATTGAAATCAGTTTCTATATACTGCGTAGGATGGGCAAAAATGCTACCTGCTACCTGGGCGAATCCCATCCGCTGCAGCGTAAGGGCAAGCTTTTGGTTCTTAGCTACGCGCTGCGCAGTATAAACCTCTTTATAATTAGCGGGCAGTTGGCTAATGTCAGTAGGCGGCACCCAAGTACCAAAACACTTCGGCCAATCAGGGCACCCCATACCCGACCCAGTGCTTCGAACTACTCCTCCTACCAGAATCAATAAATAGATTGCTACCACAGTGAGCAACCCGACGAAGCGGAAACGTCGGTAAGCAGCGTTTTGCATGAGCAGTGAATCTTTAAATGACAATTGCAAAGCACTTTACGTATTGTAGTGCGCCACAAAAAAGCGGGCCGCCGATCAGGCGGCCCGCTCAGGACTTCGGTTTATTCCTTTAGTTAGTCGGCTAGTTCTTGCTCGTAAGGCAAGTTAGAAGACTGCGTTTGAGAATAAGGGATGTTCTGTGGAATGAAGTCCGACTCTGATCCTGGCTTACTGTAATCGTAAGGCCAACGGTAAACAGCAGGTATCTCACCCGGCCAGTTGCCATGTCCTGGCACGATGGGAGTGGTCCATTCCAAAGTGTTAGAATTCCACGGATTTTGCGTAGCACGGCGGCCACGGAAAATGCTGTAGAAAAAGTTGAAGATGAAAATGAATTGAGCAGCGAAAGCAGCGATGGCCGCAACTGAAATGAATTTATTCAGGTCAGCAAACTGCGAGAAAGAATCAAAGCCAGTCCACGCGTAATAACGACGGGGGAAGCCGGCGATACCGATGTAGTGCATAGGCAAGAACACCAAGTAAACACCCGCAAACGTTAGCCAAAAATGAATGTAGCCAAGCTTCTCGTCCATCATACGACCAAACATCTTCGGGAACCAATGATAGACGCCAGCGAATAGGCCAAAGAATGCCGCCGAACCCATTACTAAGTGGAAGTGAGCAACCACGAAGTAAGTGTTGTGCATCTGAATATCCAGCGTAGCGTTACCCAGAATAATGCCTGTCAAGCCCCCCGAGATGAAGAGGGATACAAACCCGATACTAAACAACATTGCAGTGGTAAAGCGAATGTTACCACGCCACAACGTCGCCAGCCAGTTGAACACTTTTACACCGGAGGGAACAGCAATGATCAACGTTAAGAACATGAACACCGAACCTAAGAAAGGATTCATGCCTGTCACAAACATGTGGTGAGCCCACACAACGAAAGACAACAGTGAAATACCAATTAGTGACCCAATCATAGCACGATAGCCAAAGATTGGCTTACGAGCATTGGTGGCCAACACCTCCGAAACCATGCCCATTGCTGGCATAATTACGATGTATACCTCTGGGTGTCCCAGGAACCAGAACAAGTGCTGGAACAATACTGGCGAACCACCTTGGTTGGGTAAAGCCTGTCCAGCAATGTATATGTCCGAAAGGAAAAACGAGGTGCCAAAAGAACGATCAAACACCAACAACAGAGCTGCTGAAAAAAGTACCGGAAAGGAGAGGATACCAAGGATAGCTGTCAAAAAGAACGCCCAAATGGTAAGCGGCAGTTTGCTCATGCTCATCCCACGGGTGCGAAGGTTAATAACGGTAGTAACGTAGTTAACACCACCTAGCAACTGCGATATGATGAAAAACACCATGCTCACCAACCACATCGTCATACCCATTCCCGAACCCGGAATTGCCTGTGGTAGAGCTGAGAGCGGAGGATAAATAGTCCAACCCGAAGCAGCAGGACCAGTCTCCAAAAACAGGGAGGAGAACATAACAAGACTCGACAGAAAAAAGAACCAGTACGAGAGCATGTTCATGAAACCCGAAGCCATGTCTCGGGCCCCCACTTGCAATGGAATCAAGAAGTTGGAAAAGGTACCACTAAGCCCGGCGGTAAGCACAAAGAATACCATTATGGTACCGTGCATCGTTACTAAGGCTAAGTAAAACTCTGGATTGAGTTTACCGCCTTCTACCCATTTGCCAAGCAAGGGAGTGAGCCACTCCATTGT is a window from the Hymenobacter nivis genome containing:
- a CDS encoding cytochrome c oxidase subunit 3, whose amino-acid sequence is MNPIETFSEKEVGLGWHPKRVLLILLMVSSTMIFASLTSGFIVRRDEGNWREFDLPTIMGINTIVIALSSIALQWAYSSAKKDEIGRVKIGLALTLGLGLVFLVGQWICWGDLVAGRTFFGGIDANVSGSFVYVLMGMHAFHLLAGLIFLAVVLRRTFNYQVHSRALLSIGNVSILWHFLGALWLYLYLFLLLNH
- the cyoE gene encoding heme o synthase, which codes for MIKARAYFQLLKFRLSLTVAFSSAIGYMLRVAEFRWTNVLLVMLGGLLVTGAANIINQVHEKDLDKLMTRTAKRPLPLGIISPAEAWVFCVLLGVSGLALLALQFNYLTAALSLLSLVLYGFVYTPLKTISPVCVAVGALPGGLPPLIGWVAGMGPAATFAAMGPQPWVLFGIQFMWQFPHFWAIAWVADDDYKRAGFKMLPSPGKRDLRTAFQIMTYTLLLIPLSLLPLEFNIAGRISAGVAVVCGVLFLLLTFQLMRTQDRKAALRIMFASFLYLPIVQIALVLDKIQ
- a CDS encoding COX15/CtaA family protein, which produces MQNAAYRRFRFVGLLTVVAIYLLILVGGVVRSTGSGMGCPDWPKCFGTWVPPTDISQLPANYKEVYTAQRVAKNQKLALTLQRMGFAQVAGSIFAHPTQYIETDFNPVKTWIEYVNRLLGALIGVFVFLTAVFAWSYRRRDPPVFWLAVGAWLLTGVQGWLGSLVVSTNLLPVMVTIHMGLALLIVAMLLYAVDRAQMQDNPSINIRPQAGSNSGLQAVLWVGLLVTFGQIVLGTQVREQVDMVSAVANYANRAGWVAQLGSSFTVHRAFSAAVVVLVLYMAYELWSLGSYLRRLAQGMVAVLVLELLAGLVLAYGALPPAVQPVHLTLATVLFGLQFLGLLAVGRLNAKPKIGVPIQPAHRVVA
- a CDS encoding cytochrome c oxidase subunit I is translated as MSAKPNLSAGVQTAGGVGTAPVSHTEHGDAHHDEHEHHDQHWLWKYVFSQDHKVIGKQFLITGIFWAIIGGTLSSLFRLQLGWPEGTMEWLTPLLGKWVEGGKLNPEFYLALVTMHGTIMVFFVLTAGLSGTFSNFLIPLQVGARDMASGFMNMLSYWFFFLSSLVMFSSLFLETGPAASGWTIYPPLSALPQAIPGSGMGMTMWLVSMVFFIISQLLGGVNYVTTVINLRTRGMSMSKLPLTIWAFFLTAILGILSFPVLFSAALLLVFDRSFGTSFFLSDIYIAGQALPNQGGSPVLFQHLFWFLGHPEVYIVIMPAMGMVSEVLATNARKPIFGYRAMIGSLIGISLLSFVVWAHHMFVTGMNPFLGSVFMFLTLIIAVPSGVKVFNWLATLWRGNIRFTTAMLFSIGFVSLFISGGLTGIILGNATLDIQMHNTYFVVAHFHLVMGSAAFFGLFAGVYHWFPKMFGRMMDEKLGYIHFWLTFAGVYLVFLPMHYIGIAGFPRRYYAWTGFDSFSQFADLNKFISVAAIAAFAAQFIFIFNFFYSIFRGRRATQNPWNSNTLEWTTPIVPGHGNWPGEIPAVYRWPYDYSKPGSESDFIPQNIPYSQTQSSNLPYEQELAD